A region of Opitutales bacterium DNA encodes the following proteins:
- a CDS encoding Gfo/Idh/MocA family oxidoreductase, translating into MEEKKTVRFGIVGMGAMGVNHANKLKAGEVPQLELAAVCDADEERLANYEEFARFTDPKEMFESGEVDAVIIATPHFAHTTVGIQALDAGLHVIVEKPVSVHIADCDQLLAAHRDTNQVFAAMLNQRTDPHYVKLRKLIQSGELGEVRRVNWIITDWYRTQSYYDGAGWKATWKGEGGAVLMNQCPHQLDLLCWLFGKPERVRAFCQYGKFHDIETEDSATAYMEFPNGATGVFITTTGEAPGTNRLEIAADRGKVVIETGVSGIRWTRTETSVQEHINNEPGGFTRPGVWNIDIPVKGKGEQHVGILKNFAEAILKGEDLIAPASEGRDAVELCNAMLYSSFTDQTVELPLDGEAYVAELQRKIDESTFEKKVNKNAASSADFENSFGGA; encoded by the coding sequence ATGGAAGAAAAGAAAACCGTTCGATTTGGAATAGTGGGGATGGGTGCCATGGGGGTGAATCATGCCAACAAATTAAAGGCTGGGGAAGTTCCTCAATTGGAACTCGCCGCTGTTTGCGATGCAGATGAAGAACGCCTTGCAAATTACGAAGAGTTTGCACGTTTCACAGACCCAAAGGAGATGTTTGAGTCGGGCGAAGTTGACGCCGTCATCATCGCCACCCCTCACTTTGCACACACGACTGTCGGCATCCAAGCCCTCGACGCTGGCCTGCACGTGATCGTGGAAAAACCTGTGTCCGTGCACATCGCAGATTGCGACCAGCTGTTAGCCGCCCACAGAGATACAAATCAAGTATTTGCAGCGATGCTGAATCAACGTACCGACCCTCATTATGTGAAATTACGCAAATTGATTCAGAGTGGGGAACTGGGCGAAGTCCGGCGGGTTAACTGGATCATTACAGACTGGTACCGCACGCAAAGTTATTATGATGGAGCTGGCTGGAAAGCGACTTGGAAAGGTGAAGGCGGAGCTGTATTGATGAATCAGTGTCCGCATCAGCTTGATTTGCTCTGCTGGCTATTTGGTAAGCCTGAGAGAGTTCGCGCCTTTTGCCAGTATGGCAAATTTCACGACATTGAGACCGAAGATTCTGCAACGGCCTACATGGAGTTTCCAAATGGCGCTACGGGCGTTTTCATTACGACGACAGGAGAGGCACCTGGAACCAACCGACTGGAAATCGCGGCGGATCGAGGCAAGGTTGTAATCGAAACCGGAGTAAGCGGCATCCGCTGGACGCGCACGGAAACGAGCGTTCAGGAGCATATTAATAACGAACCCGGAGGATTTACGCGCCCGGGAGTCTGGAACATAGACATTCCGGTAAAAGGTAAGGGCGAGCAACATGTCGGGATCCTAAAGAATTTCGCCGAGGCTATTCTAAAAGGCGAAGACCTGATAGCACCGGCCTCAGAGGGCCGTGATGCTGTCGAACTATGTAATGCGATGCTTTACTCTAGCTTTACCGACCAGACGGTAGAACTTCCTCTGGACGGTGAGGCTTATGTCGCTGAACTTCAGCGCAAAATCGATGAATCGACGTTTGAGAAGAAGGTGAATAAAAATGCTGCAAGCAGTGCAGATTTTGAGAACTCGTTTGGAGGCGCATAG
- a CDS encoding helix-turn-helix transcriptional regulator, protein MNNHFNLWVAIEGSGIMSIDGIRYPFQPGTGFILNPGAQISAEQKVGDCLWNLAIHFLLEKTQAVQGGPLVETCHGFQIRDMVTFRALADYGESLNNTNDPVTVSQKSGIGEQLLLMAYKDFREAGQNPMSRKMDELMAHIYRSLGDTINDVDAMARFCGLSRSHFSRLFKQHAGQSPNSFLINTRIMAARNRLRNSSATLETIAHELGYRDVYFFSRQFKQKTGITPNNYRNHA, encoded by the coding sequence ATGAATAACCACTTCAACCTCTGGGTAGCCATTGAAGGTTCAGGGATTATGTCTATCGATGGCATAAGATACCCATTTCAGCCTGGAACAGGATTCATTTTGAACCCAGGAGCACAGATCAGTGCCGAACAAAAAGTCGGCGACTGCCTCTGGAATCTCGCTATTCACTTCCTCTTGGAAAAAACACAAGCCGTCCAAGGTGGGCCTCTCGTAGAAACTTGTCATGGATTTCAAATTCGCGACATGGTCACGTTTCGTGCGCTCGCTGACTATGGAGAAAGTCTTAATAATACCAATGATCCCGTAACAGTCTCACAAAAATCTGGGATAGGCGAACAATTGTTGCTCATGGCTTATAAGGATTTCAGAGAGGCTGGCCAGAACCCCATGAGCAGAAAGATGGATGAACTTATGGCGCATATATACCGCTCCTTAGGGGATACGATCAACGACGTGGATGCTATGGCACGCTTCTGCGGCCTTTCGCGTTCCCACTTTTCACGACTGTTTAAACAACATGCCGGTCAATCTCCAAACTCTTTTCTCATCAACACGCGCATCATGGCTGCACGCAACCGTCTCCGCAATAGCTCCGCGACCCTAGAAACAATCGCTCACGAACTCGGTTATCGCGACGTCTACTTCTTCTCGCGTCAGTTCAAACAAAAGACTGGCATCACGCCTAATAATTATAGAAATCATGCCTGA
- a CDS encoding 3'-5' exonuclease, protein MAPKIPDIHFIDFEGSTRTGVVEFGITTLRMGRLETTHTRLCGARATLFSREIEVHGITNNAVEGCEPMENSWELFRSLRENGLFAAHNHVVENTLINQVWPHGGIFPSFGDEVDASGWGPWIDTRWLVPNLFRDVASCGLMDLVAQFDLIETLDHHTCAFCPTDRCQPHCALYDAIASAVLFRHISHMEAFETFGINDWLAHSRPSPNTSQLEFF, encoded by the coding sequence ATGGCACCCAAAATTCCGGACATCCATTTCATCGACTTCGAGGGTTCGACCCGGACCGGGGTAGTCGAATTTGGCATTACGACGTTACGCATGGGTAGATTGGAGACAACGCACACACGCTTGTGTGGGGCGCGTGCAACGCTGTTTTCGCGCGAAATTGAAGTCCACGGAATCACAAACAATGCCGTCGAAGGCTGCGAACCCATGGAAAACAGTTGGGAGCTGTTTCGTTCATTGCGAGAAAACGGTTTATTTGCCGCACATAACCATGTGGTGGAAAACACGCTCATCAATCAAGTCTGGCCGCACGGCGGTATATTTCCTTCATTCGGGGATGAAGTCGATGCTTCTGGGTGGGGACCGTGGATCGACACACGGTGGCTCGTACCAAACCTCTTCCGCGATGTTGCTTCCTGTGGGTTGATGGATTTGGTCGCGCAATTCGATTTGATTGAGACTCTAGATCATCACACGTGCGCATTTTGCCCAACTGATCGATGCCAACCTCACTGTGCGTTGTATGACGCTATCGCCTCGGCGGTATTATTCCGACACATTTCTCATATGGAGGCATTTGAGACATTTGGCATCAACGATTGGCTTGCTCATTCGCGCCCATCGCCAAACACAAGCCAACTCGAGTTCTTTTGA
- a CDS encoding PLP-dependent transferase encodes MPHYPLGAQIPASAHAVSSSLPDMNAVIGYEENDPQVLNELKSGYPRFVVHVYIEKLREIFKKELGFEGHELALLNSDQSISRLCRHLGGGDISHGFHHEVPYVAYPGRRKYRKRAKEFLQHTGIGISSREAEQVLANLGHLKPEAAQRESRNYAYPDQLVTNAIAKHSGIHEERITLTNSGMNAFYAGFKAAESIQGEVGKSIWIQLGWLYLDTTHVINKLGKSRTEVVTICDASDLVAVKSAFHEHSGKIAGVITEAPTNPLVQTAELNAIRRLCDAEGAILLVDPTLASIANVDVTDYADIIVTSLTKYAANEGDIMMGAVMPGVLQPWTERWLADLRHYVETPFTGDLARMAVEIGSWTHYAQLINANCRKLARFLEAHRAVRRVFWAEAVTNHRRFSKVRKKGGGPGSIITIYLRRPDRMAEFYERLALAKGPSFGTRFTLCCPFMYLAHYDLVSTESGRNQLWESGIDPDLLRISVGSEPIDSIIEAFSEALDPLSA; translated from the coding sequence ATGCCACACTACCCTCTCGGTGCTCAAATTCCCGCGTCCGCTCATGCGGTCAGCTCGAGCTTGCCCGATATGAACGCGGTGATCGGATACGAAGAAAACGATCCACAGGTCTTAAATGAACTAAAGTCAGGCTATCCTCGATTCGTAGTCCATGTATACATAGAAAAGCTCAGGGAGATATTTAAGAAGGAGCTTGGATTCGAAGGTCATGAGCTAGCACTTCTCAATTCGGATCAATCGATTTCACGGCTCTGCCGTCATCTTGGTGGAGGCGATATATCCCATGGTTTTCATCACGAGGTTCCATACGTCGCATATCCAGGGCGAAGAAAGTATCGCAAACGCGCAAAAGAATTTCTTCAGCACACAGGCATCGGAATTTCTTCGAGGGAAGCTGAGCAAGTTCTTGCTAATCTAGGGCATTTAAAGCCCGAGGCGGCTCAGAGAGAATCGAGAAACTACGCTTATCCCGATCAATTGGTGACCAACGCAATTGCCAAGCATTCGGGGATCCACGAGGAACGCATAACGCTTACGAACAGCGGAATGAATGCCTTTTATGCGGGATTTAAAGCCGCGGAATCCATACAGGGCGAGGTCGGCAAATCTATCTGGATTCAACTAGGCTGGCTCTACCTCGATACCACTCACGTGATTAATAAGCTGGGCAAATCGCGCACTGAAGTCGTCACAATTTGCGACGCGAGCGATCTTGTAGCGGTTAAGTCTGCATTTCATGAGCATTCCGGAAAGATCGCAGGCGTCATCACTGAAGCTCCAACAAACCCGTTAGTTCAGACAGCTGAGCTGAACGCGATAAGACGACTCTGCGATGCTGAGGGAGCCATCCTACTGGTTGATCCAACCCTAGCGAGCATAGCAAATGTCGATGTCACCGATTATGCGGATATTATTGTCACCAGTCTGACAAAGTATGCTGCCAATGAGGGTGATATTATGATGGGTGCTGTGATGCCTGGAGTTTTGCAGCCATGGACGGAGCGCTGGCTCGCAGATCTACGTCATTACGTCGAAACACCGTTTACAGGTGATCTTGCAAGGATGGCTGTGGAAATCGGCTCCTGGACTCATTATGCACAGCTGATCAATGCCAATTGCCGCAAGTTAGCCAGATTTCTGGAGGCACATCGTGCCGTGCGACGGGTATTTTGGGCCGAGGCAGTGACGAATCATCGCCGATTCTCGAAAGTGCGAAAAAAAGGAGGCGGCCCAGGAAGCATCATCACTATTTACTTACGACGGCCCGATCGCATGGCCGAGTTTTACGAACGCCTTGCCCTCGCAAAGGGTCCGAGTTTTGGAACGCGCTTCACACTCTGTTGCCCTTTCATGTATTTGGCTCACTACGACCTTGTGAGCACAGAGTCGGGACGCAATCAGCTCTGGGAATCTGGTATAGATCCTGATCTGTTGCGCATCTCTGTCGGCAGTGAACCGATTGATAGCATTATCGAAGCTTTTTCAGAGGCTTTAGACCCACTCTCGGCTTAG
- a CDS encoding ABC transporter ATP-binding protein produces MRRFFPYFRQLAPYKHIYILGVVAGIIHAVATGFGLPFMVEKIFPIVFSGGTTLRTWELLGYAAILPAVFFIRGLSGYANTLAINYVGLQFVRWLRNHMFAKIQALHLGFFSKRSTGEIHARLTQDTQLLQQVITESANDLIRQPVVLMGAFGFLVYQTVKNDDLLFILLAALTIPICVLPIRLIGKRMIKKARIQQDKAGNLSELINENLSASREIRAYGLEEKANSAFQSQMKSLAQAQYRVLANYRLLSPLIEWISTLGIGLALFFAARNGTTLDQFTALVMALYLCYDPVKKLGVVHNNINRGTGALDRIEAILNEPITVENTSDAKTDITLSGKISFHGVSFGYGDKLILEELNLDIPAGQTVAIVGPSGAGKSSFVSMVPRFFDPTDGEIRFDDQSAQSIHLHTLRQHIALVSQEPILFQDSLRENIRMGRPDATDDEVEAAARAAHIHDFILSLPHGYDSSSGERGSLLSGGQKQRIALARAFLRQAPVLILDEATSALDLDSELAIQKALKEISQNRTVLIVAHRFSTIRDADRILLFDQGRIVADGSPDSLMEHPLFRRLHENQSFN; encoded by the coding sequence ATGCGACGCTTTTTTCCATATTTCAGACAACTAGCACCCTACAAACACATCTACATCCTGGGTGTAGTAGCTGGGATTATCCACGCCGTTGCGACAGGATTTGGACTGCCATTCATGGTGGAAAAGATTTTTCCGATCGTCTTCAGCGGCGGCACAACACTGAGGACTTGGGAACTTCTCGGCTATGCCGCAATTCTACCCGCGGTTTTCTTTATTCGTGGACTAAGCGGTTACGCAAATACCTTGGCGATTAACTACGTCGGGCTGCAATTCGTACGCTGGTTAAGAAACCATATGTTTGCCAAGATCCAGGCATTACATCTGGGCTTTTTCTCCAAGCGATCTACGGGTGAGATCCACGCTAGGCTCACCCAGGACACACAACTTCTCCAACAAGTAATCACCGAGAGTGCCAACGATTTAATCCGGCAACCTGTGGTTCTGATGGGCGCGTTCGGATTTCTCGTTTATCAGACCGTTAAGAACGACGACCTGCTGTTCATCCTCCTGGCTGCTTTGACCATCCCAATCTGTGTGCTTCCTATCCGTTTGATCGGAAAACGTATGATAAAAAAGGCCCGCATCCAGCAAGACAAAGCGGGTAACCTTTCCGAGCTCATCAATGAAAACCTCTCGGCAAGTCGAGAGATTCGAGCCTACGGACTCGAGGAGAAAGCAAACTCAGCGTTTCAGAGCCAAATGAAGAGCCTTGCCCAAGCCCAGTATCGAGTGCTCGCCAACTATCGATTGTTGTCCCCACTCATCGAATGGATCTCTACCCTGGGCATTGGCTTGGCGCTCTTTTTCGCAGCGCGCAATGGAACGACACTGGATCAGTTTACTGCCTTGGTGATGGCCCTCTACCTCTGCTACGACCCGGTCAAAAAACTCGGCGTGGTGCATAACAATATCAACCGCGGCACCGGCGCATTGGATCGAATAGAGGCCATTCTAAACGAGCCAATCACGGTCGAGAATACAAGTGATGCAAAGACTGACATCACGCTTTCCGGAAAAATTTCATTCCACGGGGTAAGTTTCGGATATGGCGATAAACTGATACTGGAAGAATTAAATCTGGACATTCCCGCTGGACAAACCGTGGCAATCGTGGGTCCGAGTGGAGCTGGAAAATCCTCCTTCGTCAGTATGGTGCCACGCTTTTTTGATCCAACCGACGGTGAAATCCGATTTGATGACCAGTCGGCTCAATCGATACATCTGCATACGCTTAGGCAGCATATAGCTCTGGTGAGCCAGGAGCCCATATTATTTCAGGATAGTCTGCGTGAGAACATACGCATGGGTCGTCCAGATGCAACGGATGATGAAGTTGAAGCTGCCGCTCGCGCGGCCCATATCCACGACTTTATTCTTTCACTGCCTCATGGTTACGACTCCAGCTCTGGTGAGCGTGGGAGCCTACTGAGTGGTGGACAGAAGCAGCGTATTGCATTGGCCAGGGCGTTTTTGAGGCAAGCCCCGGTTCTCATTCTGGACGAAGCGACTTCTGCTCTAGATTTGGACAGTGAATTAGCTATCCAGAAAGCCCTTAAGGAAATTAGCCAAAATCGAACTGTCCTTATTGTAGCTCACAGATTTAGCACCATTCGCGACGCCGACCGCATTCTATTATTTGATCAAGGCAGAATAGTCGCCGACGGATCTCCTGACTCTCTCATGGAGCATCCTCTTTTCAGGCGTTTACACGAAAATCAGTCATTTAACTGA